Within the Streptosporangium album genome, the region CCCTCGCCTCGTGTGAGGTCAGCCCGATGTTCTTGACCTGGAAGGCCTTCAGCGCCGCGGGAAAGTACTCCCTCAGCAGGGAGCGGAGTTGGTTGGCAAGCTGCTGGCGGTTCCAGACCGCGTCCTGCTGGGCGCGAGCGAGCACGGCGATCGCCTGGACAAGTTCGGAGTCGGTCGGCAGCGGCCTGTGGTGGTCGGCGTCGACGCGCAGGATGTTGGCCAAGGTCAGTGCGTCGGCGTGGTCGGACTTGGACCGGGCGACGGTGTGGCGTTCGCGGTAGCGGGCAACGGCCAGCGGGTTGATCGCATACACCTTGCGGCCGGTGGCACGCAGACAGGCCACCATCAGGCCGCGCCCGGTTTCGATCGCGACCGGGATCGGCGCCTCTGGGTTGTCGCCGTGTTCGGCCAGCAGCTCGACCAGGGTCTGCCGGCCCTTGGCATCGTCGCTGATGCGTTTCTTGGCCACCAGCTTGCCGGTCTCGTCGACCAGAGCGACGTCGTGGTGCTTCTCCGCCCGGTCGATTCCGCATGTCACCCTCAACAGCGTCTCCTTCATCGGTCGTTGCAGCAGGTGAGCCGCGCAGGGGCACGCCACGCCCTAATGAGAGAGCTCGGCGGCTCGACATCCGATCAGCAGTTCGTGACCCCAGCCCGCCGCAGGCCCGCCCTCTGCGTAAGGGCTCGATGGCCCCGGTTTCCAGAAGCGGTCCGTCCTGCAGCGGGCTCACACCACGATCTTGGTAGACCGGTGTGCTGGCGGGTGGCGATCGAGAGAGACCGAGGCGCACGGCCTTGGCAGAGGACTCAAGGCCCGGTATCCACACAGGCGTTCACTCGATCTCTCTTGATCACCACTCGTCAGGTAGCTCCCCCCACCGCGTACGGCCTCTGTGAAGGAATCGGGCTCCCGGTTGAGTAAAGACATCGCTGTTCCCGCAGATATGGGCGAACCGCTGGATCAGTCCTCGCCGAAGGTGGCCGACAGTCCGGTGAGCATCTGCAGCAGGATGTCGACGTTGCCGATCGCGTCGACGAGGCACTGGCGGGGCACCCGCATCTCGGCGCTGGTGTGGTCGCGGCTCATGACTCCTCCATATCCGGCACCGGTGAGATCGTTGCACCGGCCGACAGCAGTCTCTCCGCCAGCGCGCGACAGCGCCTCCCGAGCTCCGGAGGGTCGAGTACCTCGAAGTCGTGCCCCAGCAGGAGCACGTGCATGAGCACGAAGTCGAGGCTGGCGGCGCCGCTGAGCACCTCGCAGAGCTCGCTCCCTCGCCGTCGTACGACGGCCGCCGACGCCGGAATCTGCGCGCGCACCGTGTCGGCCGACGCGTGCACGAGGAAGCGCGCCTGGTGCGGGTAGACCCGACTCGCCACACCCTCCTGCACGTACGTCGCCGCGTCGGGCGCCGCGCGCGGGCGGAAGCGCCAGGTCCGTGCAGACACATCGGTCATCCGGTCGACGCGGAAGCTGCGCCAGTCGTCGCGATCGAGGTCGTAGGCGAGGAGGTACCAGCGCCGGTCGGAGGCGACCAGGCGGTAGGGCTCGACCCGCCGCCGTCGCACCTCGCTCCCGGACGGGTAGTCGAAGCCGGCCTCGACTTCGTCGCGGCAGGCTCTGGCCAGCGTCATGAGCGCCTCGGGGTCGACCGGCGTGCGGCCTGCGCCGAAGGACTCCACCGAGCCGGAGAGCGCGCGCACCTCGTGCCGCAACCGGGTGGGCAGCACCCGGTCGAGCTTGGTCAGCGCCCGGAGTGTGGCGTCGCCGGCGACCGCGCCACCCGCGCCGGCGAGCAGCGAGACCACGGTGGCGATCGCCTCCTCGTCGTCGAGAAGCAGCGGCGGCAGGTCCTGCCCCGGGCCGAGTTGGTAGCCGCCGCCGACACCCTGGCTGGCATGCACCGGATAGCCGAGCGTGCGCAGCCGCTCGACATCACGCCGTACCGTGCGCGGCGTGACCCCGAGCCGGTCGGCGAGCTCGGGGCCGGTCCAGACCTGGCGCTGCTGCAGCAGCCCGAGCAGGGTGAGCACCCGCTCCGTCGTACCCCGCTCGCCACCGCTTGCCATGTCCATGTCGCCCACCTTGCCAGATAGCGGACCGATCCTGTCCGCTAGAGGTGTCAGGGTGGCTCCATGGATGCAGACGAACTCGACTGGAACCGGACGCTGCGCGAGCAGTGGGAGTTCCACTGGAACCATCAGCTCCGAGCCCGGCTCGACGGCCTCACCGACGACGAGTACTTCTGGTCGCCGGTGCCGGACGCCTGGAGCGTGCGGCCGCGCGGCAGCTCGACGGCGCCCGTGCAGCTCGGTGCCGGGGACTTCACGATGGACTACGCCTTCCCCGGGCCGGTCCCCGCGGCCTTCACCACGATCGCCTGGCGACTCGGTCACGTCATCGTCGGCGTGCTCGCCGCGCGCAACGCGGCGCACTTCGGCGCGCCGGCGGCGTCGTACGAGACCTGGGAGTACGCCGGCAGCGCGGCCACCGCGCTCGACCAGATCGAGGCCCAGCTCGACCTCTGGCTGGCCGGGGTGCGCGGCCTCGGCGAGGCCGGGCTCCGGGTCCCGATCGGCGCGAAGGAGCCCTTCCCTGAGGCGCCCATGGCCGATCTGGTGCTGCACATCCACCGCGAGCTGATCCACCACCTGTCCGAGGTCTGCCTGCTGCGCGACCTCTACCTGCACACGGAACCCGGCACCTCTGGGGGAGACTCATGACCGCAAAGACGACACACCTCGACCCTGAAGAACTCCACAGCAACCCTGCCTTCACGCAGGGCGTGATCGCACCCGCTGCCCGGACGCTCTATGTTGGTGGCCAGCTCGGCACCGATAGCACCGGAAACCTGTTCGACGGTATTGAGGCGCAAACCACTCAGGCAATGCGAAACGTGCTGACTGTGCTTGCTGTCGCGGGTACCGGTCCCGAGCATGTCGTCAAACTCAACATCTACCTCGTCAATGGGGTCGACGCACAGGTGGGATACGCGGCGTCGCGATCAGTGTGGGGCAATCACCGCACAGCCATCACGGTCGTTTCCACCGCAGGACACGCTCGCCCAGGCACGCTCGTGGAGATCGACGCAGTAGCGATCATCCCCGAATAGGACGAACCCACGGATCGAGGCTGCAAAGG harbors:
- a CDS encoding RidA family protein produces the protein MTAKTTHLDPEELHSNPAFTQGVIAPAARTLYVGGQLGTDSTGNLFDGIEAQTTQAMRNVLTVLAVAGTGPEHVVKLNIYLVNGVDAQVGYAASRSVWGNHRTAITVVSTAGHARPGTLVEIDAVAIIPE
- a CDS encoding helix-turn-helix transcriptional regulator, with translation MDMASGGERGTTERVLTLLGLLQQRQVWTGPELADRLGVTPRTVRRDVERLRTLGYPVHASQGVGGGYQLGPGQDLPPLLLDDEEAIATVVSLLAGAGGAVAGDATLRALTKLDRVLPTRLRHEVRALSGSVESFGAGRTPVDPEALMTLARACRDEVEAGFDYPSGSEVRRRRVEPYRLVASDRRWYLLAYDLDRDDWRSFRVDRMTDVSARTWRFRPRAAPDAATYVQEGVASRVYPHQARFLVHASADTVRAQIPASAAVVRRRGSELCEVLSGAASLDFVLMHVLLLGHDFEVLDPPELGRRCRALAERLLSAGATISPVPDMEES
- a CDS encoding DinB family protein, producing MDADELDWNRTLREQWEFHWNHQLRARLDGLTDDEYFWSPVPDAWSVRPRGSSTAPVQLGAGDFTMDYAFPGPVPAAFTTIAWRLGHVIVGVLAARNAAHFGAPAASYETWEYAGSAATALDQIEAQLDLWLAGVRGLGEAGLRVPIGAKEPFPEAPMADLVLHIHRELIHHLSEVCLLRDLYLHTEPGTSGGDS